The Mannheimia granulomatis sequence GGTTGTTTAACAGCCGAGGAAGCATACCGTTCTATTGACTGGAAAATTATTTTAGTACTTGCCGGCTTATTGCCATTGGGAGAAGCCATGGCAAATAGTGGTGCAGCACAGTTTATTGTAGATAATACTTTAGGAAAAGTAGGTGAATTTGGACCGTTGGTTGTATTTGCAGTGTTATATTTACTCACAATGATACTCACTGAGTTTATGAGTAACGCGGGAACTGCAGTATTATTGACTCCTATTGCTATTTCAACGGCCAAAATGCTTGGTGTTGATGCTTCACCTTTTATTATCGCTGTCATGTTTGCTGCGGCCACTAGCTTTATGACACCGGTAGGCTATCAAACTAATACGATGGTTTACAGTGCAGGGGGCTATAAATTTACTGATTTCATCAAAATCGGCTTGCCGCTTAATCTTTTATATTGGATTTTGGGTATTATCCTTATTCCGTGGTTCTTCCCGTTTAATCCATAATTAAGCACATTATTTAATTTAAAAAAGCTGCTAACTCTTTGAAAAATCGTTAGCAGCTTTTTTGTCAATATTGGTTGTTAGTGTCCGCTTAATACCTTAGCCGGTTCTAGTTTTGCTGCCCGGTTAGCAGGGTATAGGCTGGCAAATAAGCTTAAGATGATAGTTGCCAATAGCACATAACTTACGTCTTGCCAATGCAGCTCGCTAGGTAGAAAATCGACAAAATAAACACCGTCAGACAGTAATTTTATACCAAAAAATCCTTCAACAGCCTTGATGATAGCGGTCAAATTTAGCGATAAAATTACGCCTAAAATAATACCGCATACAGCCCCTTTCATTCCTGAAAGCAAGCCGTACCAAAGGAAAATTCGGCGGATAAAGCCGTTATTTGCTCCAAGGGTTCGCTGAATGGCAATATCGCCTTGCTTATCTTTTACCGCCATAATCAAGGTAGAAATAATATTAAAACATGCCACCCCAATGACCAACACCATCGCAATATACATAACGGTGCGAACCAACTGAATGTCGTTATACATATAGCCAAATTTCTCAATCCAAGTGTTTAAATACAGCGGTTGTGGATAGCCGTTGAGCTGTGGCATTTCCAAATGTTGTACATCAAAAGGATTAGACAGACTGATTTCAAGTCCTGATATTTCATTCGGCTGATATTCCATTAACTCTTGGGCTTTATTAAGCGGAATTAGCGCGTAGCTATGGTCAAGTTGCCCTTCTAAACGTAGCACGCCGGTGACAGACATATTAAAACGCAACGGCTGAGCTAATTTCCCGTCTTCTGTTGGCTGTGGAATCAGCATAGTGACTTCATCACCGGCAGAAACTTCTAATGCTCTAGCAATACCCGCTCCGAGAATTAAACCGTCTTCATGAGCCTGAAATTGTTTGGAGAACGCTTGCCATTGTTCTGGCGGAATAAATTGGCTTAGGCGGCTGACTTGATCTTGTTTTTGTGGATCAACCCCTCGCACTTGAGCAATTTTAAGCTGTGAGCCGTTTTCGATTAATGCGGTAAAGCTCACGAAAGGTGAACTAGCGGTCACATTTTTGGTTTTTTTTACCAATGTTTCTAATTTTGAAGCATTGCCAATCGGTACACTTTTATTACCTTGATAAGACACTAATTCTGCATGTGGTACAACAGAAAGCACTCGTTGGTTTAGCTCGCGCTCAAAACCATTCATTGCACTTAAGCCGATAATCAGCACCGCCACACCAAGGGCAATACCGATACTTGAGAAAAGCGAAATCAGCGAAACCAATCGATTTTTCTGTTTGCCACGTTGATAACGCCAACTGATAAAAAACGGAGTGTTCATTAATTTCCCTCGCTCAGCACACCATCTCGCATGACTAAACGGCGTGAAAGTTTATTGGCAAGGTTTAAATCGTGGGTAACCAATAAGAAGGCGATGTTTTGCTCGTGATTGAGTTGTTGAATCAGCTCAAAAATACTTTCGGTGGTTTTTTGGTCTAAATTGCCTGTCGGTTCATCGGCAAGCACTAAAGCTGGATTGTTTACTAAAGCACGAGCAATCGCCACACGCTGACGTTCGCCACCTGATAATGCTGACGGGCGATGTGTAATTCGATGAGCTAATCCGACCGCTTGTAACATTTTCTCTGCACGGCTGGCCGCTTCGGTTTTGTTTTGTTTACCGATTAACATTGGCATCATCACATTTTCAAGAGCGGAAAAATCGGCCATTAAGTGATGAAATTGATACACAAAGCCCAAATTTTGGTTACGTAAGAGGGCTAATTTATCTGAGCTTAATTTTTGCAAAGATTGCCCGCGAATCCACACCTCTCCTGAACTAGGTTGATCTAGACCACCAAGCGTATGAAGTAAGGTACTTTTACCCGAGCCGGAGCTACCAACAATTGCCACTAACTCACCGGTGTTCATTGAAAACGAAACTTCTTTTAGTACCTGAACTTTCTGTTCGCCTTCATCATAAAATTTGCTGATATTTTCACAGCGGAGTAATTCTGTCATTTTTTGTCCTAACACACTAAATTCATTGATTTATCGTCAATACAAGCGGTCATTTTTGCTTAAAATTTTGTAAATTGTTATTCATATCTCAATGCCTGAGCCGGCTCAATTTTTGAGGCTCGGTAAGCAGGGTAAATGGTGCAAAGTAGCGACAGCAAAATAGAAATGCCGATAATAATTGCAATTTGTGAGCCCGAAATTAAGCTTGGTAAATGAATGGTTGGGTTAAGCAATAAAATGATTTGATCCAAATTCATCGCAATCAGCACACCAATCGCTCCACCGACTAATGATCCAATCACGCCCACAATTGCTCCTTGGAACACAAAAATTTGCATCACTTGTTTTTTGGTTAAACCTTGGGTTTGCAAAATGGCAATTTCGCCCTGTTTATCCACCACCATTAAGCTAAGCGATGTGACGATATTAGAGATAGCAACTACAATAATCAGGCTAATGAGCAAGCCCATCATATTTTTTTCCATTTTCACCGCTTGGAAAAATTCGCCTTTTTGTTCACGCCAATCGCTGATTTGGTAGTTTTCTTCCATAAAATATTGTGGAAGTTCGGTCACTTGGAACGGATCTTGCAGATATAAACGTACGCCTTGAACTTGGTCTTCGGTAATTCTGAGTAAACGTCCTACATCGGCTAAATTCGCAAATAAGGTAAACTCACTCGCCTCTCGATTAGACTGGTAAATGCCTGAGATTTCAAATAACCGTTGTACCGGCACACGTCCTAAAGGAGTATATTGGCTATTTTCGGTAATCATTAAACGTAGCTTATCGCCTACGCTTAAATTGAGCTTATTTGCCAAACGTGAACCAACTACCACTTTAAATTCACCGGTTGGTAATAATTGGGAAATATTTTCTGAAACTAATAGTGGATCATCAGTTGAGTGCTCAACACCAATAAGCTGACCGGCATTAATTCCCTCTGAGCTTTGAATAATGACGTTAGCATGGTTAATAGCAACACTTCCGCTTACAAAGGCAGGGAGGTTCAGCTTTTCATCTTTGCTAAAGTTTCCCTCTTGGGGAGAAATAATCGCGTGCGGTAAGGTAGAAAGCAGATTGTTTTTCTGCATATTTTCCAAGCCGTTCATTACAGACAATACAATCACCAATGCCATCACCCCCAGCACAATGCCAAGGCTTGCAAGGTTGGTAACTAATCGTCCGAAACGGTCTGCGCTTTTCGATCTAAAATAGCGAAAAGCGATAAAAAAAGGGGTTAAATTCATTGAATTTCTTATCAAAATAACGAATAAAGAGGCGAACACAGCGGTTCGCCTAAATCAGCGAGCCTTAGTTAGCCGTATCAATTTCTGCAAAGGATTTCACTAAATCATCAATCGCTTTCATTTGAGACACAAAGGCTTCTAATTTTGAAAGCGGTAGGGCGGATGGGCCATCACATTTTGCGGAATTTGGATCCGGATGAGCTTCTAAGAAAAGCCCTGCTAAACCAACAGCCATGCCTGAACGGGCAAGTTCGGTGACTTGTGAGCGACGACCACCTGAAGCAGCGCCGAACGGATCACGGCACTGTAGTGAATGGGTTACATCAAAGATTACCGGGCAACCTTTCGATACTTTTTTCATAATGCCGAAACCTAACATATCCACTACTAAATTATCGTAACCAAAGTTAGTACCTCGGTCGCAAAGAATCACGTTTTCATTGCCACACTCTGCGATTTTTTCCACGATATTCCCCATTTGACCGGGGCTTAAAAATTGTGGTTTTTTTACATTAATGACCGCACCGGTGCGAGCCATCGCTTCCACTAAATCGGTTTGACGAGCTAAGAATGCCGGCAGTTGAATGACATCTACCACTTCTGCAACAGGTTTACATTGATGAATTTCGTGCACATCGGTAATGATATTCACACCAAAAGTCTGTTTTAATTCTTGAAAAATTTTCAACCCTTCTTCCATCCCAGGCCCACGGTAAGAGTGGATAGATGAGCGGTTCGCCTTATCAAACGATGCTTTAAACACATAAGGTACGTTCAATTTTTGCGTGACTTCCACATACTGTTCACACACACGAAGTGCCATATCGCGGCTTTCCAGCACATTCATACCACCAAATAGAGTAAATGGTTTGTTATTCGCCACTTCAATATTACCGACTTTTACAATTTTATCTGTCATAGGGGTTCCTTAATTTTAAGTGTCCTAGCACGCTTTAGCGTGCTAGAGGTAAAGTTAATGCACCAAACTTTTTTGGCTTTTGCGTTCCAAGCCTTGCACTTCCATTTTCAGTAATTCTGTAGATGGATCTTCAGGGCATTGGTCGATAAAATAATTAATATCTTCTAACGCTGCTTGGTAGCAATCCATACTTGCTAACACCATACCTCGGTCACGAATCTCGTATGGATCCTCCGGGCTAAAGGCTAGGCGGTATTCAATTAAGCGTAGCGTTTCTTCGTATTTCCCTTCTCGGGTAAGGGCCATTTTAAACACGGTTTCGATGCGTTCTAATAACTCGGTCACATTCGCTCGTTTTAAAAGATCGGGAGTGACTTCAGAGCCAAAGCCTAATTCTCCCTCTAGCCATTTATTTAGCATTTCAATTGTTAAAAATTCGCCGTTCCAAGGGTTGATAAAACGAACTTTGGTTGCTCCGTTCGGTTGACGGATTTCAGCTCGTAAAATCAGCTGGGTTGGGAAATTTACCGGATAGAGCGGTAAATCTAACACCGAGGCTAAATAAAGCACAATTGAACCCAGTGACACAGGCATTCCGCGTTTTTTACGGATTACTTGATTTAACAATAAATTTTCCGTATGGAAATAATCTTCATAATAGCAACTGAAGCCCCACTTGTGATAAACCAAAGTCAGAAGTTGATTAATACGTTCTTCATCTGTTTCGCCATTGACATTATAACGAGCTTTTTTTACTAAGGCAGACATCTGCCCAAACACTTGCTGCTCGCGTACATTACTATCAATAAGTGTAGTGAGTCGCAAAATTTCACGATAAAGATATTTTTTTAATTCCACTTCACTAATCGTAATTTGGGGTTCTTCCAGCTCTCTTAATAATTCTTGAATAATATCGTCCATTTCCTGCCTTTTATTCTTTTAAAACTGCTTTAGTCACTCGGTCATTACCGCCATAATCTTGTACTGTTTCAACGGCTTCCCACAAGGTTAAATTAAATAAATTTCGTACCATTTCAGCTTGTTGCCAACCGTGTTCCAGCATTAATGCCCCTTGTGGCTTTAAGTGAAGCGGTGCATTTTCGATAATTTTTTGCAAATCGTTCAAGCCATTGTTATCGGCAACTAAAGCGGTTAAAGGTTCAAAACGCACATCACCAAAACGGAGGTTTTCATCATCCATATCAATATAGGGCGGATTCGATAAAATCAAGTCAAATTGCTGATTTTCTAAGCTGGAAAACCAATCACTTTGTATAAAACGTACGTTATTAAAGCCAAGATTTTGACGATTTTCCTCTGCTAGTTTGACGGCATCAAGCTGAAAATCCACACCGATAATATCGGCTTTATCGCCCAACTCGCTCGCCATTGCCAACGCAATTGCCCCTGTGCCGGTGCCTAAATCTAAAATTTGCAAATTTTTTTGTTTTTCTAACCGCTTGTGAGCCCAATCTAATGCTAATTCCACCAAACGTTCCGTATCCGGGCGGGGAATTAAGGTCGCGGTTGAAACCTTTAACGGCAAAGACCAAAATTCTTTCTCGCCTAAAATATACGCCATCGGCTCGCCGTTTGCACGCCGCGCCAGCTTTTCAGCAAGTTCCACTAATTCCTGCTCTGAAAGTTTGGTTTCTGCAAAAGCAAAAATTGCCGATTTTGAGCGTTTTGTGACCGCTTGTAGTAGCAAATTTGCATCAAATTTGGCATCTAAAAATGGGTTGTTTTCCGCATTTTCAAGCAAAGTTTGTTCAGCGAAAGTGAGCCATTCCGCATAAGTTTTGGGGAAAATATTTACCGCATAAAACCGTTCGCAAACCACTTCAAAGTGTTCATCAATCTCCTTGCCAAGTTCCCCTTTAAAAAAATCGCGGTGGGCCATTTTCCAAGATTGATAGTCGCCTTCTCCTTCAGCAAGGGCAAACTCTTCTGTGACTTCATTAAAGCGTTCGATGAAGACTTCCTTCAGCTGAATACACACGACAGCTTGATTTTGGCTGTCTAATACGATGTGTTTTTCGCCTTTTTGTGGAAGCGGTTGATTTTCTGACGCATAAAAGCAGTAACCAGAGCAAGTTGCAGTCTTTCTACCGGCAACCACGAGATTGGCTAAGGTGTTGGGCTTTATGCCAAATTGCCATTGATAAGAGAAATTTGGTTCCATATTGATATATTCTAAAAAAACGATCTATTCTCAATTTAGAATAGTAAATTATAAAACCCTTACACAATTCCCCGAACGTACAGTTTCAGCAACTTTCTGTTCAATACTAAATGCTTTGCTTGTAAAGTTACTTACTGAAAGGTTAACGTTAGATTTGCCCGATTTTTTGGTTTGTTGATTTAATGCCTTAAAGTATTCTTTTTCTAAGTTTTGTAGTTCTTGGTCAGCTTGAATATTTGCTTGTACTTCGTCAGCGTGTGCACGAGAAACCTTACTCTGATTAAAGCTATAGGTTAAAATATTATCTGCAAATTTCCAGCTTCCTGAACGTTCAAGAGCATAGTTGAATAGTGGTTTTTCCGTAGGTAATGTTACATTACCGAGATAACTTGCTTTACCATTTTTATTCAGTTTAACTTTGTTTGAGGTTGCAGCCACACCATTCATTGCACATTCCCATTCACCAATAAAGTATTCAGTAGTTGGAGTAATCACTTCATTTTTTTGTGTTTGGGTAGAGGTGATAAAATTATTACAACCTACAAGTAGAGTAGTGGCTGTTATAAGTAACACTTTTTTCATATTAAAATTCCTCTCGTTCCTAAAAATGAGTTTGTAGCCTTTGCACCAAATTAGTTTAATAAGAGCAGCTATAACTCTATTTTTATGCTTGATCCGACAACGCCGCTAACTGATCTGCTTGGTATTCGGTAATAATCGGCTGAATTAATTCATCAATTTTGCCATTCATCACTTCATCTAAGCGGTAAACCGTGAGATTGATGCGGTGGTCGGTTACACGCCCTTGCGGGTAGTTGTAGGTACGGATTTTATCCGAGCGGTCTCCCGAGCCAAGCAAGTTACGACGGGTATCCGCTTGTTCTGCTGCTTGGCGTTCTTGTTCTACTTGCACGATACGAGAGGCTAACACGGCCAAGGCTTTGGCTTTGTTTTTGTGTTGTGAACGCTCATCTTGGCATTCCACTACAATCCCTGTCGGAATATGGGTAATTCGCACCGCAGAATCGGTGGTATTGACGTGCTGACCGCCTGCACCCGATGAACGGTAGGTATCGATACGCAAATCCGATGGATTGATTTCCGGCATTTCGCTTTCCGGCAACTCAGGCATTACCGCCACCGTACAGGCTGAGGTATGGATACGCCCCTGTGATTCAGTTTTCGGTACACGTTGTACGCGGTGGCCACCTGATTCAAATTTAAGCTGTCCGTAAACACCTTCACCGCTGATTTTGACGATGATCTCTTTGTATCCGCCCTGTTCGCTTTCGTTGGCTGACATTTCCTCAATTCTCCAGCGTTTGCTTTCACAGTAACGGCTGTACATACGGTATAAATCACCAGCGAAAATCCCTGCTTCATCAC is a genomic window containing:
- the lolE gene encoding lipoprotein-releasing ABC transporter permease subunit LolE, yielding MNTPFFISWRYQRGKQKNRLVSLISLFSSIGIALGVAVLIIGLSAMNGFERELNQRVLSVVPHAELVSYQGNKSVPIGNASKLETLVKKTKNVTASSPFVSFTALIENGSQLKIAQVRGVDPQKQDQVSRLSQFIPPEQWQAFSKQFQAHEDGLILGAGIARALEVSAGDEVTMLIPQPTEDGKLAQPLRFNMSVTGVLRLEGQLDHSYALIPLNKAQELMEYQPNEISGLEISLSNPFDVQHLEMPQLNGYPQPLYLNTWIEKFGYMYNDIQLVRTVMYIAMVLVIGVACFNIISTLIMAVKDKQGDIAIQRTLGANNGFIRRIFLWYGLLSGMKGAVCGIILGVILSLNLTAIIKAVEGFFGIKLLSDGVYFVDFLPSELHWQDVSYVLLATIILSLFASLYPANRAAKLEPAKVLSGH
- the lolD gene encoding lipoprotein-releasing ABC transporter ATP-binding protein LolD, which codes for MTELLRCENISKFYDEGEQKVQVLKEVSFSMNTGELVAIVGSSGSGKSTLLHTLGGLDQPSSGEVWIRGQSLQKLSSDKLALLRNQNLGFVYQFHHLMADFSALENVMMPMLIGKQNKTEAASRAEKMLQAVGLAHRITHRPSALSGGERQRVAIARALVNNPALVLADEPTGNLDQKTTESIFELIQQLNHEQNIAFLLVTHDLNLANKLSRRLVMRDGVLSEGN
- a CDS encoding lipoprotein-releasing ABC transporter permease subunit translates to MNLTPFFIAFRYFRSKSADRFGRLVTNLASLGIVLGVMALVIVLSVMNGLENMQKNNLLSTLPHAIISPQEGNFSKDEKLNLPAFVSGSVAINHANVIIQSSEGINAGQLIGVEHSTDDPLLVSENISQLLPTGEFKVVVGSRLANKLNLSVGDKLRLMITENSQYTPLGRVPVQRLFEISGIYQSNREASEFTLFANLADVGRLLRITEDQVQGVRLYLQDPFQVTELPQYFMEENYQISDWREQKGEFFQAVKMEKNMMGLLISLIIVVAISNIVTSLSLMVVDKQGEIAILQTQGLTKKQVMQIFVFQGAIVGVIGSLVGGAIGVLIAMNLDQIILLLNPTIHLPSLISGSQIAIIIGISILLSLLCTIYPAYRASKIEPAQALRYE
- the kdsA gene encoding 3-deoxy-8-phosphooctulonate synthase, whose product is MTDKIVKVGNIEVANNKPFTLFGGMNVLESRDMALRVCEQYVEVTQKLNVPYVFKASFDKANRSSIHSYRGPGMEEGLKIFQELKQTFGVNIITDVHEIHQCKPVAEVVDVIQLPAFLARQTDLVEAMARTGAVINVKKPQFLSPGQMGNIVEKIAECGNENVILCDRGTNFGYDNLVVDMLGFGIMKKVSKGCPVIFDVTHSLQCRDPFGAASGGRRSQVTELARSGMAVGLAGLFLEAHPDPNSAKCDGPSALPLSKLEAFVSQMKAIDDLVKSFAEIDTAN
- a CDS encoding SirB1 family protein, encoding MDDIIQELLRELEEPQITISEVELKKYLYREILRLTTLIDSNVREQQVFGQMSALVKKARYNVNGETDEERINQLLTLVYHKWGFSCYYEDYFHTENLLLNQVIRKKRGMPVSLGSIVLYLASVLDLPLYPVNFPTQLILRAEIRQPNGATKVRFINPWNGEFLTIEMLNKWLEGELGFGSEVTPDLLKRANVTELLERIETVFKMALTREGKYEETLRLIEYRLAFSPEDPYEIRDRGMVLASMDCYQAALEDINYFIDQCPEDPSTELLKMEVQGLERKSQKSLVH
- the prmC gene encoding peptide chain release factor N(5)-glutamine methyltransferase, which encodes MEPNFSYQWQFGIKPNTLANLVVAGRKTATCSGYCFYASENQPLPQKGEKHIVLDSQNQAVVCIQLKEVFIERFNEVTEEFALAEGEGDYQSWKMAHRDFFKGELGKEIDEHFEVVCERFYAVNIFPKTYAEWLTFAEQTLLENAENNPFLDAKFDANLLLQAVTKRSKSAIFAFAETKLSEQELVELAEKLARRANGEPMAYILGEKEFWSLPLKVSTATLIPRPDTERLVELALDWAHKRLEKQKNLQILDLGTGTGAIALAMASELGDKADIIGVDFQLDAVKLAEENRQNLGFNNVRFIQSDWFSSLENQQFDLILSNPPYIDMDDENLRFGDVRFEPLTALVADNNGLNDLQKIIENAPLHLKPQGALMLEHGWQQAEMVRNLFNLTLWEAVETVQDYGGNDRVTKAVLKE
- the prfA gene encoding peptide chain release factor 1, which codes for MKDSIINKLESLSERHEELQALLGDASVIADQEKFRAYSKEYSQLEEVVGTFNRWKKLNNDIEEAQLLLDDPDMKDMAAEEIAENKAEIENLEQHLQILLLPKDPNDEYNAFLEIRAGTGGDEAGIFAGDLYRMYSRYCESKRWRIEEMSANESEQGGYKEIIVKISGEGVYGQLKFESGGHRVQRVPKTESQGRIHTSACTVAVMPELPESEMPEINPSDLRIDTYRSSGAGGQHVNTTDSAVRITHIPTGIVVECQDERSQHKNKAKALAVLASRIVQVEQERQAAEQADTRRNLLGSGDRSDKIRTYNYPQGRVTDHRINLTVYRLDEVMNGKIDELIQPIITEYQADQLAALSDQA